In the genome of Mycoplasmopsis pulmonis, one region contains:
- a CDS encoding lipoprotein 17-related variable surface protein, whose product MKTKKTLLITLGITSVILVGTSIAAMTTKILSDKTNFSLSQDLKGEINDVESLKINQKAFELKKIFPSQLKDTSLLTSENINLKFKNNPNVALDPKIKVSYELITDENKQKQNHANDDEGSLLVRLIFSLGRAKASKDVKLFGFKTLVENT is encoded by the coding sequence ATGAAAACTAAAAAAACTCTATTAATAACTCTAGGGATCACTTCTGTAATACTTGTAGGAACAAGTATAGCAGCAATGACCACAAAAATATTAAGTGATAAGACAAATTTTTCTTTATCTCAAGATTTAAAAGGCGAAATTAATGATGTTGAATCTTTAAAAATTAATCAAAAAGCTTTTGAGTTAAAAAAAATTTTTCCTTCTCAACTAAAAGATACTAGCCTTTTAACTTCAGAAAATATTAATTTAAAATTTAAAAATAACCCCAACGTTGCTCTTGATCCAAAGATAAAAGTTTCATATGAATTAATAACTGATGAAAATAAACAAAAACAAAATCATGCAAATGATGACGAAGGATCTTTGCTTGTTCGTTTGATCTTTTCTCTTGGAAGAGCAAAAGCTAGCAAAGATGTAAAATTATTTGGATTTAAAACTCTAGTTGAAAACACTTAA